One window of the Falco biarmicus isolate bFalBia1 chromosome Z, bFalBia1.pri, whole genome shotgun sequence genome contains the following:
- the ERMP1 gene encoding endoplasmic reticulum metallopeptidase 1: protein MERSAAATVWRLRATGGHRDRRHPPPREDGDDYVGRKKRAGPPPRPLPEGRGAPLVLLFLLGLRALAHVSHRQLLSQPPAAGPRDFSALRARGYLDNITAIGPRTVGSPENEVLTVNYLLEQIRAIERESTDAHKISVDIQRPTGSFSIDFLGGFTSYYANITNVVVKLEPRNGAEHAVLSNCHFDSVPNTPGASDDAVSCAVMLEILNTLSKSSESLQHAVIFLFNGAEENILQASHGFITQHEWAKSIRAFINLEAAGVGGKELVFQTGPENPWLVQAYVVAAKHPFASVVAQEIFQSGIIPADTDFRIYRDFGNVPGIDLAFIENGYIYHTEYDTSDRIVTDSIQRAGDNILAVLKYLATSDRLAKSFDYRHGNVVFFDVLGLFVLAYPARVGTIMNNVTAAIAFLYLSKKVLQPKTRAIPNLKKFFTAFSLTLISWVCTLVTVLTVAGFVSVIGRSLSWYTHFYVSVFLYGTAAAAKLILVHTLAKKFFYKNMNEQYLGDTFFDASLMIWSIALAVITQMGLCSAFICTLWVAFPLLTRLMIHKEFSQKGTTMKFVMMYMLGMFVPYLYMMYLSWTVFEMFTPIMGRSGSEILPDMVLAGLIVVITMILSSYFINFIYLVKSTKTTLITLTTVCVVTLILVCSGIFFPYSSDVANPKPKRVFLQHTSRRFHGLDGNIVKSDSAIWINGFDYNGIFHITPHVPEINDTIRTPCEEKAPFCGLPWILPVHFMFRKNWYLPAPEIFPRSPIQFKVLSKELMPWNSVRLSFEVSGPSHMSLYVRPHEGSSLSAWSLGNGTPVASIGGDYFVFYSHGLQAMPWHFWVELTAPGKRSDGIVSLAVAAHYFFGEDQKSPQLYALLERFPNWTFSSGWSCTYDLFVF from the exons ATGGAGCGGAGCGCGGCGGCGACGGTGTGGCGGCTCCGCGCCACCGGCGGCCACCGCGACCGCCGCCACCCGCCGCCGCGGGAGGACGGCGACGACTACGTGGGCAGGAAGAAGCGGGCCGGGCCACCGCCGCGGCCGCTGCCCGAGGGACGGGGGGCGCCGCTggtgctgctgttcctgctggggctgcgggCGCTGGCGCACGTCTCGCACCGGCAGCTGCTGAGCCAGCCGCCCGCCGCTGGGCCCCGCGACTTCAGCGCCCTCCGCGCCAG GGGATATCTTGACAACATAACAGCAATTGGGCCCAGAACAGTTGGAAGTCCAGAAAATGAAGTTCTTACAGTTAACTACCTCTTAGAACAAATTAGGGCCATagaaagagaaagcacagaTGCTCACAAGATATCTGTAGACATACAGAGGCCTACAGGCTCTTTCAGCATTGACTTTTTAGGAGGCTTTACTAGTTACTATGCAAACATAACCAATGTTGTAGTGAAGCTGGAACCCCGAAACGGAGCCGAGCATGCAGTGTTATCCAATTGTCACTTTGATTCCGTACCAAATACCCCGG GTGCCAGTGATGATGCTGTTAGCTGCGCAGTGATGCTTGAAATACTTAACACGCTTTCAAAATCATCAGAGTCCCTGCAGCATGCTGTCATATTCTTATTTAATggtgcagaagaaaacattttgcag GCTAGTCATGGCTTCATTACACAACATGAGTGGGCCAAGTCAATTAGAGCTTTTATTAACCTGGAGGCAGCAGGTGTAGGAGGAAAAGAACTTGTTTTTCAAACAG GACCTGAGAATCCTTGGCTGGTACAAGCATATGTAGTTGCAGCCAAACATCCCTTTGCCTCTGTGGTGGcacaggaaatatttcagagcGGTATTATTCCGGCAGACACAGACTTCCGTATCTACAGGGACTTTGGCAATGTTCCAG GAATAGATTTGGCTTTTATTGAAAATGGCTACATTTATCACACAGAATATGACACATCAGACAGAATTGTAACCGATTCCATTCAGAGGGCAG GTGACAATATTCTAGCTGTCCTAAAATACCTAGCAACATCAGACAGGTTGGCGAAATCTTTTGACTATCGACATGGGAATGTTGTGTTCTTTGATGTACTTGGTTTATTTGTCCTGGCTTATCCTGCTCGTGTTGGCACCATCATGAACAATGTTACAGCagcaattgcttttctttatttaagcaaaaaagTATTACAACCCAAAACCAGAG CTATTCCTAAcctgaagaaattcttcactgcaTTCAGCTTAACACTGATAAGTTGGGTCTGCACACTGGTGACAGTCCTTACAGTGGCAGGATTTGTCTCTGTTATTGGACGGTCTCTTTCTTGGTATACCCATTTctatgtttctgtgtttctgtatgGCACGGCAGCTGCAGCTAAGCTCATTCTTGTGCACACGCTAGCCAAGAAGTTCTTCTACAAG AATATGAATGAACAGTACCTGGGAGATACTTTTTTTGATGCCTCATTGATGATTTGGTCTATAGCATTGGCTGTGATTACTCAGATGGGCCTTTGTTCAGCATTCATTTGTACATTATGGGTAGCATTTCCTTTACTCACTAGGCTGATGATCCATAAAGAATTCAGCCAAAAAG GCACCACAATGAAGTTTGTCATGATGTATATGCTGGGAATGTTTGTTCCCTATCTGTATATGATGTATCTTAGTTGGactgtatttgaaatgtttacACCTATTATGGGACGAAGTGGTTCAGAAATTCTACCAGATATGGTATTGGCAGGACTTATTGTGGTCATCACTATGATTTTGTCATCTTACTTT ATTAACTTCATTTACCTTGTCAAAAGTACAAAAACAACACTAATAACTCTAACTACTGTGTGTGTAGTCACTCTGATTCTCGTTTGTAGTGGAATCTTCTTCCCTTATAGTTCCGATGTGGCCAATCCAAAGCCTAAGCGAGTCTTTCTACAG cACACGAGCAGACGATTTCATGGTCTAGATGGAAATATAGTTAAAAGTGACTCTGCTATATGGATTAATGGGTTTGATTATAATGGAATATTTCACATAACTCCCCATGTACCTGAAATCAATGACACCATCAGAACTCCATGCGAGGAGAAAGCTCCTTTCTGTGGCCTTCCCTGGATTCTGCCAGTGCATTTCATGTTCCG GAAAAACTGGTATCTTCCTGCTCCAGAAATTTTCCCAAGAAGCCCCATTCAGTTTAAAGTTCTGTCCAAGGAGCTGATGCCCTGGAATTCTGTGAGGTTAAGCTTTGAAGTATCTG GTCCAAGTCACATGTCGTTGTATGTTCGGCCACATGAAGGGTCGTCTCTGTCTGCCTGGTCTCTTGGGAATGGTACACCGGTTGCTAGCATAGGGGGAGACTACTTTGTGTTTTACTCTCATGGGCTGCAGGCTATGCCCTGGCACTTCTGGGTAGAACTGACG GCCCCAGGAAAGCGTTCTGATGGAATAGTGTCTCTTGCCGTAGCAGCACATTACTTTTTTGGGGAAGATCAAAAGTCACCTCAACTCTATGCCTTACTGGAGAGGTTTCCAAACTGGACGTTTTCTTCTGGTTGGTCCTGCACCTATGacctttttgtcttttaa